Proteins encoded in a region of the Nicotiana tomentosiformis chromosome 9, ASM39032v3, whole genome shotgun sequence genome:
- the LOC104103832 gene encoding dormancy-associated protein 2-like isoform X3 yields MGSKAFMLIVLAILLVITSEVAARELAESTPTTTDNGAGFPGVGGGGFGGYPVGRYGGYPGGGYGGYPGGGYGGYGGYPGGRGYYGGYPRGGYGGYGGYGGGYGGYPRGGWYGVWPRD; encoded by the exons ATGGGATCAAAGGCATTTATGCTTATTGTTTTGGCTATTTTACTTGTGATAACATCAGAAGTTGCAGCTAGGGAGTTGGCTGAGAGCACCCCCACTACTACGGACAATG GAGCAGGATTTCCAGGAGTCGGAGGTGGCGGATTTGGAGGATACCCCgtaggaagatatggaggataCCCTGGAGGCGGATATGGTGGATACCCTGGTGGCGGATATGGTGGATATGGTGGATACCCGGGTGGTCGTGGATATTATGGAGGTTATCCAAGAGGCGGATATGGTGGATATGGTGGCTATGGTGGTGGCTATGGAGGATATCCTAGAGGTGGTTGGTATGGAGTATGGCCTCGCGACTAA
- the LOC104103832 gene encoding dormancy-associated protein 2-like isoform X1 has translation MGSKAFMLIVLAILLVITSEVAARELAESTPTTTDNAKVSEKKNDDVNYSKFLGAGFPGVGGGGFGGYPVGRYGGYPGGGYGGYPGGGYGGYGGYPGGRGYYGGYPRGGYGGYGGYGGGYGGYPRGGWYGVWPRD, from the exons ATGGGATCAAAGGCATTTATGCTTATTGTTTTGGCTATTTTACTTGTGATAACATCAGAAGTTGCAGCTAGGGAGTTGGCTGAGAGCACCCCCACTACTACGGACAATG CAAAGGTATCCGAAAAGAAAAATGATGATGTAAATTACTCGAAATTTTTAGGAGCAGGATTTCCAGGAGTCGGAGGTGGCGGATTTGGAGGATACCCCgtaggaagatatggaggataCCCTGGAGGCGGATATGGTGGATACCCTGGTGGCGGATATGGTGGATATGGTGGATACCCGGGTGGTCGTGGATATTATGGAGGTTATCCAAGAGGCGGATATGGTGGATATGGTGGCTATGGTGGTGGCTATGGAGGATATCCTAGAGGTGGTTGGTATGGAGTATGGCCTCGCGACTAA